Proteins co-encoded in one Anaerolineales bacterium genomic window:
- a CDS encoding GxxExxY protein, with protein sequence MENEEELARVIVDSAFAVHAALGPGLLESIYETCFCHELCKRKVAFRRQVAVPIVYDGVTFTEGLRLDVMVQEKVICELKSVEFMHPVFTAQLLTYLKLSGKRLGFLINFNVPIIKRGIKRLIL encoded by the coding sequence ATGGAAAATGAAGAGGAGCTCGCCCGCGTAATTGTGGATTCTGCCTTTGCCGTCCATGCGGCGCTTGGGCCCGGATTATTGGAAAGCATTTATGAGACGTGTTTTTGTCACGAATTGTGCAAGCGAAAAGTTGCCTTCCGCCGCCAGGTCGCCGTTCCGATCGTGTACGATGGTGTAACCTTTACCGAAGGACTACGACTTGACGTGATGGTGCAGGAGAAGGTGATCTGTGAATTAAAGTCCGTCGAGTTTATGCATCCCGTCTTTACTGCCCAATTGCTCACATACCTGAAATTATCAGGGAAGCGGCTCGGATTTTTAATTAATTTCAATGTTCCGATAATCAAACGCGGCATTAAGCGCCTGATTCTATAA